A window of Panthera leo isolate Ple1 chromosome D2, P.leo_Ple1_pat1.1, whole genome shotgun sequence contains these coding sequences:
- the GBF1 gene encoding Golgi-specific brefeldin A-resistance guanine nucleotide exchange factor 1 isoform X2: protein MVDKNIYIIQGEINIVVGAIKRNARWSTHTPLDEERDPLLHSFSHLKEVLNNITELSEIEPNVFLRPFLEVIRSEDTTGPITGLALTSVNKFLSYALIDPTHEGTAEGMENMADAVTHARFVGTDPASDEVVLMKILQVLRTLLLTPVGSHLTNESVCEIMQSCFRICFEMRLSELLRKSAEHTLVDMVQLLFTRLPQFKEEPKNYMGTNMKKISPCLLNKLELSSGEQTKALNQLERVLLFKNLKLKMRAGGMSDSSKWKKQKRSPRPLRHMTKVTPGSELPTPNGTTLSSNLTGGMPFIDVPTPISSASSEAASAVVSPSTDSGLEFSSQTTSKEDLTDLEQPGSPGYSTATEPGSSELGIPEQPDPQEGIHVEKAQSASVESIPEVLEECTSPADHSDSASVHDMDYVNPRGVRFTQSSQKEGTALVPYGLPCIRELFRFLISLTNPHDRHNSEVMIHMGLHLLTVALESAPVAQCQTLLGLIKDEMCRHLLQLLSVERLNLYAASLRVCFLLFESMREHLKFQLEMYIKKLMEIITVENPKMPYEMKEMALEAIVQLWHIPSFVTELYINYDCDYYCSNLFEDLTKLLSKNAFPVSGQLYTTHLLSLDALLTVIDSTEAHCQAKVLNSLTQQEKKEAARPGYETVDGIREASNTERAANDRKPVGIAPDVPGLHLPGGGRLPAEHGKPGCSDLEEAGDSGADKKFTRKPPRFSCLLPDPRELIEIKNKKKLLITGTEQFNQKPKKGIQFLQEKGLLTIPMDNTEVAQWLRENPRLDKKMIGEFVSDRKNIDLLESFVSTFSFQGLRLDEALRLYLEAFRLPGEAPVIQRLLEAFTEHWRNCNGSPFANSDACFALAYAVIMLNTDQHNHNVRKQNAPMTLEEFRKNLKGVNGGKDFEQDILEDMYHAIKNEEIVMPEEQTGLVRENYVWNVLLHRGATPEGIFLRVPAGSYDLDLFTMTWGPTIAALSYVFDKSLEETIIQKAISGFRKCAMISAHYGLSDVFDNLIISLCKFTALSSESIENLPSVFGSNPKAHIAAKTVFHLAHRHGDILREGWKNIMEAMLQLFRAQLLPKAMVEVEDFVDPNGKISLQREETPSNRGESTVLSFVSWLTLSGTEQSSVRGPSTENQEAKRAALDCIKQCDPEKMITESKFLQLESLQELMKALVSVTPDEETYDEEDAAFCLEMLLRIVLENRDRVGCVWQTVRDHLYHLCVQAQDFCFLVERAVVGLLRLAIRLLRREEISGQVLLSLRILLLMKPSVLSRVSHQVAYGLHELLKTNAANIHSGDDWATLFTLLECIGSGVKPPAALQATARADAPDAGAQSDSELPSYHQNDVSLDRGYTSDSEVYADHCRPGKIHRSATDADVVNSGWLVVGKDDIDNSKPGPGPSRLGPSPLVNQYSLTVGLDLGPHDTKSLLKCVESLSFIVRDAAHITPDNFELCVKTLRIFVEASLNGGCKSQEKRGKSHKYDSKGNRFKKKSKEGSVLRRPRTSSQHATRGGHSDDDEDEGVPASYHTVSLQVSQDLLDLMHTLHTRAASIYSSWAEEQRHLETGGRKIEADSRTLWAHCWCPLLQGIACLCCDARRQVRMQALTYLQRALLVHDLQKLDALEWESCFNKVLFPLLTKLLENISPADVGGMEETRMRASTLLSKVFLQHLSPLLSLSTFAALWLTILDFMDKYMHAGSSDLLSEAIPESLKNMLLVMDTAEIFHNADARGGSPSALWEITWERIDCFLPHLRDELFKQTVIQDPMPMEPHAQKPMASAHMAPAAGDTRTPGHPPPPEMPSELGVCDFEKPEGPRPANSSSPGSPVASSPSRLSPTPDGPPPLAQPPLILQPLASPLQVGVPPMTLPIILNPALIEATSPVPLLATPRPTDPMPTSEVN, encoded by the exons AACTCTCAGAAATTGAGCCCAATGTGTTCCTCCGTCCATTTCTGGAAGTGATTCGCTCTGAAGATACCACTGGCCCTATCACTGGACTGGCGCTAACCTCTGTCAACAAGTTCCTGTCCTATGCACTCATAG ATCCCACTCATGAGGGCACAGCAGAGGGCATGGAGAACATGGCGGATGCTGTCACCCATGCCCGTTTTGTGGGCACAGATCCTGCCAGCGATGAGGTTGTCCTGATGAAAATCCTTCAG GTGCTGCGGACTCTGTTGCTGACCCCAGTGGGTTCCCACCTAACCAATGAATCTGTGTGTGAGATTATGCAGTCTTGCTTCCGGATCTGCTTTGAAATGAGGCTCAGTG AGTTATTGAGAAAATCCGCAGAGCACACTCTCGTAGACATGGTGCAGCTGCTCTTCACAAG GTTACCTCAGTTTAAAGAAGAACCCAAGAACTATATGGGCACCAACATGAAGAAG ATTTCTCCATGTCTCCTCAACAAACTGGAGCTAAGTAGTGGGGAGCAGACCAAAGCCCTGAACCAGTTAGAGAGGGTACTACTCTTTAAGAACCTcaag CTGAAAATGAGAGCAGGAGGCATGAGTGATTCATCCaagtggaagaaacagaagagatccCCCCGGCCTCTGCGCCATATGACCAAAGTCACACCGGGTTCAGAGCTGCCCACCCCCAACGGAACTACCTTATCCTCTAACCTCACTG GGGGAATGCCCTTCATTGATGTGCCCACTCCCATCTCTTCTGCAAGTTCAGAAGCTGCCTCAGCAGTGGTCAGCCCCTCTACAGACAGTGGCCTGGAGTTCTCCTCCCAGACCACCTCCAAGGAAGACCTCACTGACCTGGAACAACCTGGCTCTCCAGGGTATAGCACAGCTACAGAGCCTGGCAGCAGCGAGCTGGGGATTCCTGAGCAGCCTGATCCCCAG GAAGGGATTCATGTGGAAAAGGCCCAGTCAGCATCCGTGGAATCCATCCCCGAAGTGTTAGAGGAGTGCACATCCCCTGCTGACCACTCTGATTCTGCCTCTGTTCATGACATGGATTACGTCAATCCCCGGGGTGTACGCTTTACACAGTCCTCCCAGAAGGAAG GTACAGCATTGGTCCCCTATGGTCTTCCCTGCATCCGCGAACTCTTCCGCTTCCTCATCTCCCTCACCAATCCACACGACCGCCATAATTCAGAGGTTATGATCCACATGGGATTGCATTTGCTGACAGTGGCTCTTGAATCAGCCCCTGTAGCCCAGTGCCAAACCCTGTTGGGCCTCATCAAGGATGAGATGTGCCGCCACTTACTCCAG CTACTCAGTGTAGAGCGACTAAACCTTTATGCTGCTTCCCTGCGGGTATGCTTCCTACTGTTTGAGAGCATGAGGGAGCACCTCAAGTTCCAATTGGAG ATGTACATCAAAAAGCTTATGGAAATCATCACTGTGGAGAACCCCAAGATGCCTTACGAGATGAAGGAGATGGCACTGGAGGCCATTGTGCAGCTCTGGCACATCCCCAGCTTTGTCACTGAGCTCTATATCAACTATGATTGTGACTATTACTGTTCCAACCTCTTTGAAGACCTCACCAAGCTGCTGTCCAAG AATGCCTTCCCTGTGTCTGGTCAGCTCTACACAACACACCTCCTCTCTCTTGATGCCCTGTTAACAGTGATTGATAGCACTGAGGCCCATTGCCAGGCCAAAGTCCTCAACAGTCTTACccaacaagagaagaaagaagcagcTAGACCTGGCTATGAGACAGTAGATGGCATCCGAGAAGCCAGCAATA CTGAGAGAGCAGCCAACGACAGGAAACCTGTAGGCATAGCCCCAGATGTCCCAGGCCTACATTTACCAGGTGGAGGGCGGCTGCCAGCAGAACACGGGAAGCCAGGATGCAGTGATCTGGAGGAAGCTGGTGACTCTGGGG CTGACAAAAAGTTTACCCGGAAGCCACCTCGATTTTCCTGTCTCCTGCCAGATCCACGGGAActgattgaaattaaaaacaaaaagaag CTGCTAATCACGGGCACAGAACAGTTCAATCAGAAACCAAAGAAGGGGATCCAGTTTCTGCAAGAAAAAGGCCTCCTCACCATCCCAATGGACAACACAGAAGTAGCCCAGTGGCTCCGAGAGAACCCTCGGCTGGACAAGAAAATGATTGGAGAGTTTGTGAGTGACCGCAAAAACATTGACCTGTTGGAGAGCTTTGTAAG CACCTTCAGCTTTCAGGGTCTGCGGCTGGATGAAGCTCTTCGTCTCTACTTGGAAGCCTTCCGCTTACCTGGGGAAGCACCAGTCATCCAGAGGTTGCTGGAGGCATTCACAGAGCATTGGAGG AATTGTAATGGCTCCCCATTTGCCAATAGCGATGCCTGCTTTGCCCTGGCCTATGCTGTCATCATGCTTAATACTGACCAGCACAACCACAATGTTCGCAAACAGAATGCACCCATGACTCTAGAG GAGTTTCGCAAAAACCTAAAAGGTGTGAACGGAGGCAAGGACTTTGAGCAAGACATTCTGGAGGACATGTATCATGCCATCAA GAATGAGGAAATTGTGATGCCTGAAGAGCAGACAGGCTTGGTTCGGGAGAACTATGTGTGGAATGTGCTGCTTCATCGAGGTGCCACCCCAGAAGGCATATTCTTGCGTGTGCCTGCTGGCAGCTATGATCTTGACCTCTTCACCATGACCTGGGGCCCCACTATTGCTGCTCTCTCTTACGTCTTTGACAAAAGCCTTGAGGAAACAATCATCCAGAAAGCCATCTCGGGCTTCAG GAAGTGCGCCATGATCTCCGCCCACTATGGCCTCAGCGATGTATTTGACAATCTCATCATATCTCTGTGCAAATTCACAGCTCTCAGCAGTGAG tctATTGAGAACCTGCCTAGTGTGTTTGGAAGCAACCCCAAAGCCCATATTGCAGCTAAGACGGTATTCCATTTAGCCCATCGTCACGGTGACATCCTGCGGGAGGGCTGGAAGAATATCATGGAGGCCATGCTGCAGCTCTTCCGGGCCCAACTGCTACCCAAAGCTATGGTGGAG GTAGAAGATTTCGTGGATCCCAATGGCAAGATCTCTCTACAGAGGGAGGAGACACCATCAAATCG AGGAGAGTCAACAGTGCTAAGCTTTGTGAGCTGGCTGACACTAAGTGGTACTGAACAGTCTAGTGTGCGAGGCCCATCCACTGAGAACCAAGAGGCCAAAAGAGCAGCCTTAGACTGTATCAAG CAATGTGACCCAGAAAAAATGATCACAGAAAGCAAGTTTCTTCAGCTGGAGTCACTGCAGGAGCTCATGAAG GCTCTAGTCTCAGTGACACCAGATGAAGAGACATATGATGAGGAGGATGCTGCTTTCTGCCTGGAGATGCTGCTGAGGATTGTGCTGGAGAACAG GGACCGTGTGGGTTGTGTGTGGCAGACTGTTCGAGACCATCTGTATCACCTATGTGTCCAGGCACAGGATTTCTGCTTCCTTGTGGAGCGGGCAGTGGTGGGGCTGCTGCGCTTGGCCATTCGACTGCTCCGCAGAGAAGAGATCAGTGGCCAG GTGCTGCTCTCCCTGCGCATTTTGCTACTAATGAAGCCCAGCGTGCTGTCCCGAGTCAGTCACCAGGTAGCCTATGGGCTCCATGAACTCCTTAAGACCAACGCAGCCAACATCCACTCAGGTGATGACTGGGCCACCCTCTTCACGCTACTGGAATGCATTGGCTCAGGCGTAAAACCTCCAGCTGCACTGCAGGCCACAGCCAGGGCTGATGCACCTGATGCTG GGGCCCAATCAGACAGCGAACTCCCATCCTACCATCAGAATGATGTGAGCCTGGACCGAGGATACACTTCTGACTCAGAGGTCTATGCTGACCATTGTAGGCCTGGCAAGATCCACCGATCAGCCACAGATGCTGATGTGGTCAACAGCGGTTGGTTAGTG GTGGGGAAGGATGACATCGATAACTCCAAGCCAGGTCCTGGGCCCAGCCGGCTAGGCCCTTCACCCCTGGTCAATCAGTACAGCCTAACAGTGGGGCTGGACCTCGGGCCACATGACACTAAGTCCCTGCTTAAATGTGTGGAATCTCTGTCGTTCATTGTGCGTGATGCTGCCCACATTACACCTGACAACTTTGAGCTCTGCGTCAAGACTCTCCGCATCTTTGTGGAGGCCAGTCTGAATGGCG GGTGCAAGTCCCAGGAGAAACGTGGCAAGAGTCACAAATatgacagcaaaggaaaccgcTTCAAGAAGAAATCCAAGGAAGGCTCAGTGCTTCGGCGGCCTCGAACCTCCAGCCAACATGCCACTAGAGGTGGGCATAGTGACGATGATGAGGATGAAGGCGTGCCTGCCAGCTACCATACGGTGTCTTTACAGGTCAGTCAGGAC TTGTTAGACCTGATGCACACCCTACACACGAGAGCGGCCTCTATCTACAGCTCGTGGGCGGAGGAGCAGCGCCACCTGGAGACAGGTGGTCGGAAGATCGAAGCAGATTCACGCACCCTCTGGGCCCACTGTTGGTGCCCTTTACTGCAGG GCATCGCCTGCCTGTGCTGTGATGCCCGGCGCCAGGTGCGGATGCAGGCACTGACCTATCTGCAGCGAGCACTACTGGTACATGATCTGCAAAAGCTAGATGCCCTGGAGTGGGAGTCCTGTTTTAACAAG GTGCTGTTTCCTCTACTGACCAAACTCTTGGAGAACATCAGCCCTGCAGATGTGGGTGGGATGGAGGAGACTCGAATGAGGGCTTCCACACTGCTCTCTAAG GTCTTCTTGCAGCACCTGTCTCCGCTGCTGTCACTCTCTACCTTTGCGGCCCTCTGGCTGACCATCCTGGACTTCATGGACAAGTATATGCATGCAGGCTCCAGTGACTTACTG TCAGAGGCCATCCCTGAGTCTCTGAAGAACATGCTCCTGGTGATGGACACAGCAGAGATTTTCCACAACGCAGATGCCCGAGGAGGCAGCCCCTCAGCCCTCTGGGAGATTACCTGGGAGCGCATTGACTGTTTTCTGCCCCACCTACGAGATGAGCTCTTCAAGCAGACTGTCATCCAGG ACCCCATGCCCATGGAGCCACATGCCCAAAAACCTATGGCCTCAGCCCACATGGCTCCTGCTGCTGGGGACACAAGGACACCTGGCCATCCACCTCCTCCAGAGATGCCTTCTGAGCTGGGGGTCTGTG ACTTTGAGAAGCCTGAGGGCCCTCGGCCTGCCAACAGCAGCTCCCCTGGATCACCAGTGGCGTCTAGCCCCAGCAGACTGAGCCCTACTCCAGATGGGCCTCCTCCCCTGGCTCAGCCCCCACTGATCCTGCAGCCCTTGGCCTCCCCACTGCAGGTGGGTGTACCACCCATGACTCTGCCCATCATCCTCAACCCTGCTCTCATTGAGGCCACTTCACCAGTGCCCCTCCTGGCTACACCCCGCCCCACAGACCCCATGCCCACCTCTGAGGTCAACTAA
- the GBF1 gene encoding Golgi-specific brefeldin A-resistance guanine nucleotide exchange factor 1 isoform X8 — translation MVDKNIYIIQGEINIVVGAIKRNARWSTHTPLDEERDPLLHSFSHLKEVLNNITELSEIEPNVFLRPFLEVIRSEDTTGPITGLALTSVNKFLSYALIDPTHEGTAEGMENMADAVTHARFVGTDPASDEVVLMKILQVLRTLLLTPVGSHLTNESVCEIMQSCFRICFEMRLSELLRKSAEHTLVDMVQLLFTRLPQFKEEPKNYMGTNMKKLKMRAGGMSDSSKWKKQKRSPRPLRHMTKVTPGSELPTPNGTTLSSNLTGGMPFIDVPTPISSASSEAASAVVSPSTDSGLEFSSQTTSKEDLTDLEQPGSPGYSTATEPGSSELGIPEQPDPQEGIHVEKAQSASVESIPEVLEECTSPADHSDSASVHDMDYVNPRGVRFTQSSQKEGTALVPYGLPCIRELFRFLISLTNPHDRHNSEVMIHMGLHLLTVALESAPVAQCQTLLGLIKDEMCRHLLQLLSVERLNLYAASLRVCFLLFESMREHLKFQLEMYIKKLMEIITVENPKMPYEMKEMALEAIVQLWHIPSFVTELYINYDCDYYCSNLFEDLTKLLSKNAFPVSGQLYTTHLLSLDALLTVIDSTEAHCQAKVLNSLTQQEKKEAARPGYETVDGIREASNTERAANDRKPVGIAPDVPGLHLPGGGRLPAEHGKPGCSDLEEAGDSGADKKFTRKPPRFSCLLPDPRELIEIKNKKKLLITGTEQFNQKPKKGIQFLQEKGLLTIPMDNTEVAQWLRENPRLDKKMIGEFVSDRKNIDLLESFVSTFSFQGLRLDEALRLYLEAFRLPGEAPVIQRLLEAFTEHWRNCNGSPFANSDACFALAYAVIMLNTDQHNHNVRKQNAPMTLEEFRKNLKGVNGGKDFEQDILEDMYHAIKNEEIVMPEEQTGLVRENYVWNVLLHRGATPEGIFLRVPAGSYDLDLFTMTWGPTIAALSYVFDKSLEETIIQKAISGFRKCAMISAHYGLSDVFDNLIISLCKFTALSSESIENLPSVFGSNPKAHIAAKTVFHLAHRHGDILREGWKNIMEAMLQLFRAQLLPKAMVEVEDFVDPNGKISLQREETPSNRGESTVLSFVSWLTLSGTEQSSVRGPSTENQEAKRAALDCIKQCDPEKMITESKFLQLESLQELMKALVSVTPDEETYDEEDAAFCLEMLLRIVLENRDRVGCVWQTVRDHLYHLCVQAQDFCFLVERAVVGLLRLAIRLLRREEISGQVLLSLRILLLMKPSVLSRVSHQVAYGLHELLKTNAANIHSGDDWATLFTLLECIGSGVKPPAALQATARADAPDAGAQSDSELPSYHQNDVSLDRGYTSDSEVYADHCRPGKIHRSATDADVVNSGWLVVGKDDIDNSKPGPGPSRLGPSPLVNQYSLTVGLDLGPHDTKSLLKCVESLSFIVRDAAHITPDNFELCVKTLRIFVEASLNGGCKSQEKRGKSHKYDSKGNRFKKKSKEGSVLRRPRTSSQHATRGGHSDDDEDEGVPASYHTVSLQVSQDLLDLMHTLHTRAASIYSSWAEEQRHLETGGRKIEADSRTLWAHCWCPLLQGIACLCCDARRQVRMQALTYLQRALLVHDLQKLDALEWESCFNKVLFPLLTKLLENISPADVGGMEETRMRASTLLSKVFLQHLSPLLSLSTFAALWLTILDFMDKYMHAGSSDLLSEAIPESLKNMLLVMDTAEIFHNADARGGSPSALWEITWERIDCFLPHLRDELFKQTVIQDPMPMEPHAQKPMASAHMAPAAGDTRTPGHPPPPEMPSELGVCDFEKPEGPRPANSSSPGSPVASSPSRLSPTPDGPPPLAQPPLILQPLASPLQVGVPPMTLPIILNPALIEATSPVPLLATPRPTDPMPTSEVN, via the exons AACTCTCAGAAATTGAGCCCAATGTGTTCCTCCGTCCATTTCTGGAAGTGATTCGCTCTGAAGATACCACTGGCCCTATCACTGGACTGGCGCTAACCTCTGTCAACAAGTTCCTGTCCTATGCACTCATAG ATCCCACTCATGAGGGCACAGCAGAGGGCATGGAGAACATGGCGGATGCTGTCACCCATGCCCGTTTTGTGGGCACAGATCCTGCCAGCGATGAGGTTGTCCTGATGAAAATCCTTCAG GTGCTGCGGACTCTGTTGCTGACCCCAGTGGGTTCCCACCTAACCAATGAATCTGTGTGTGAGATTATGCAGTCTTGCTTCCGGATCTGCTTTGAAATGAGGCTCAGTG AGTTATTGAGAAAATCCGCAGAGCACACTCTCGTAGACATGGTGCAGCTGCTCTTCACAAG GTTACCTCAGTTTAAAGAAGAACCCAAGAACTATATGGGCACCAACATGAAGAAG CTGAAAATGAGAGCAGGAGGCATGAGTGATTCATCCaagtggaagaaacagaagagatccCCCCGGCCTCTGCGCCATATGACCAAAGTCACACCGGGTTCAGAGCTGCCCACCCCCAACGGAACTACCTTATCCTCTAACCTCACTG GGGGAATGCCCTTCATTGATGTGCCCACTCCCATCTCTTCTGCAAGTTCAGAAGCTGCCTCAGCAGTGGTCAGCCCCTCTACAGACAGTGGCCTGGAGTTCTCCTCCCAGACCACCTCCAAGGAAGACCTCACTGACCTGGAACAACCTGGCTCTCCAGGGTATAGCACAGCTACAGAGCCTGGCAGCAGCGAGCTGGGGATTCCTGAGCAGCCTGATCCCCAG GAAGGGATTCATGTGGAAAAGGCCCAGTCAGCATCCGTGGAATCCATCCCCGAAGTGTTAGAGGAGTGCACATCCCCTGCTGACCACTCTGATTCTGCCTCTGTTCATGACATGGATTACGTCAATCCCCGGGGTGTACGCTTTACACAGTCCTCCCAGAAGGAAG GTACAGCATTGGTCCCCTATGGTCTTCCCTGCATCCGCGAACTCTTCCGCTTCCTCATCTCCCTCACCAATCCACACGACCGCCATAATTCAGAGGTTATGATCCACATGGGATTGCATTTGCTGACAGTGGCTCTTGAATCAGCCCCTGTAGCCCAGTGCCAAACCCTGTTGGGCCTCATCAAGGATGAGATGTGCCGCCACTTACTCCAG CTACTCAGTGTAGAGCGACTAAACCTTTATGCTGCTTCCCTGCGGGTATGCTTCCTACTGTTTGAGAGCATGAGGGAGCACCTCAAGTTCCAATTGGAG ATGTACATCAAAAAGCTTATGGAAATCATCACTGTGGAGAACCCCAAGATGCCTTACGAGATGAAGGAGATGGCACTGGAGGCCATTGTGCAGCTCTGGCACATCCCCAGCTTTGTCACTGAGCTCTATATCAACTATGATTGTGACTATTACTGTTCCAACCTCTTTGAAGACCTCACCAAGCTGCTGTCCAAG AATGCCTTCCCTGTGTCTGGTCAGCTCTACACAACACACCTCCTCTCTCTTGATGCCCTGTTAACAGTGATTGATAGCACTGAGGCCCATTGCCAGGCCAAAGTCCTCAACAGTCTTACccaacaagagaagaaagaagcagcTAGACCTGGCTATGAGACAGTAGATGGCATCCGAGAAGCCAGCAATA CTGAGAGAGCAGCCAACGACAGGAAACCTGTAGGCATAGCCCCAGATGTCCCAGGCCTACATTTACCAGGTGGAGGGCGGCTGCCAGCAGAACACGGGAAGCCAGGATGCAGTGATCTGGAGGAAGCTGGTGACTCTGGGG CTGACAAAAAGTTTACCCGGAAGCCACCTCGATTTTCCTGTCTCCTGCCAGATCCACGGGAActgattgaaattaaaaacaaaaagaag CTGCTAATCACGGGCACAGAACAGTTCAATCAGAAACCAAAGAAGGGGATCCAGTTTCTGCAAGAAAAAGGCCTCCTCACCATCCCAATGGACAACACAGAAGTAGCCCAGTGGCTCCGAGAGAACCCTCGGCTGGACAAGAAAATGATTGGAGAGTTTGTGAGTGACCGCAAAAACATTGACCTGTTGGAGAGCTTTGTAAG CACCTTCAGCTTTCAGGGTCTGCGGCTGGATGAAGCTCTTCGTCTCTACTTGGAAGCCTTCCGCTTACCTGGGGAAGCACCAGTCATCCAGAGGTTGCTGGAGGCATTCACAGAGCATTGGAGG AATTGTAATGGCTCCCCATTTGCCAATAGCGATGCCTGCTTTGCCCTGGCCTATGCTGTCATCATGCTTAATACTGACCAGCACAACCACAATGTTCGCAAACAGAATGCACCCATGACTCTAGAG GAGTTTCGCAAAAACCTAAAAGGTGTGAACGGAGGCAAGGACTTTGAGCAAGACATTCTGGAGGACATGTATCATGCCATCAA GAATGAGGAAATTGTGATGCCTGAAGAGCAGACAGGCTTGGTTCGGGAGAACTATGTGTGGAATGTGCTGCTTCATCGAGGTGCCACCCCAGAAGGCATATTCTTGCGTGTGCCTGCTGGCAGCTATGATCTTGACCTCTTCACCATGACCTGGGGCCCCACTATTGCTGCTCTCTCTTACGTCTTTGACAAAAGCCTTGAGGAAACAATCATCCAGAAAGCCATCTCGGGCTTCAG GAAGTGCGCCATGATCTCCGCCCACTATGGCCTCAGCGATGTATTTGACAATCTCATCATATCTCTGTGCAAATTCACAGCTCTCAGCAGTGAG tctATTGAGAACCTGCCTAGTGTGTTTGGAAGCAACCCCAAAGCCCATATTGCAGCTAAGACGGTATTCCATTTAGCCCATCGTCACGGTGACATCCTGCGGGAGGGCTGGAAGAATATCATGGAGGCCATGCTGCAGCTCTTCCGGGCCCAACTGCTACCCAAAGCTATGGTGGAG GTAGAAGATTTCGTGGATCCCAATGGCAAGATCTCTCTACAGAGGGAGGAGACACCATCAAATCG AGGAGAGTCAACAGTGCTAAGCTTTGTGAGCTGGCTGACACTAAGTGGTACTGAACAGTCTAGTGTGCGAGGCCCATCCACTGAGAACCAAGAGGCCAAAAGAGCAGCCTTAGACTGTATCAAG CAATGTGACCCAGAAAAAATGATCACAGAAAGCAAGTTTCTTCAGCTGGAGTCACTGCAGGAGCTCATGAAG GCTCTAGTCTCAGTGACACCAGATGAAGAGACATATGATGAGGAGGATGCTGCTTTCTGCCTGGAGATGCTGCTGAGGATTGTGCTGGAGAACAG GGACCGTGTGGGTTGTGTGTGGCAGACTGTTCGAGACCATCTGTATCACCTATGTGTCCAGGCACAGGATTTCTGCTTCCTTGTGGAGCGGGCAGTGGTGGGGCTGCTGCGCTTGGCCATTCGACTGCTCCGCAGAGAAGAGATCAGTGGCCAG GTGCTGCTCTCCCTGCGCATTTTGCTACTAATGAAGCCCAGCGTGCTGTCCCGAGTCAGTCACCAGGTAGCCTATGGGCTCCATGAACTCCTTAAGACCAACGCAGCCAACATCCACTCAGGTGATGACTGGGCCACCCTCTTCACGCTACTGGAATGCATTGGCTCAGGCGTAAAACCTCCAGCTGCACTGCAGGCCACAGCCAGGGCTGATGCACCTGATGCTG GGGCCCAATCAGACAGCGAACTCCCATCCTACCATCAGAATGATGTGAGCCTGGACCGAGGATACACTTCTGACTCAGAGGTCTATGCTGACCATTGTAGGCCTGGCAAGATCCACCGATCAGCCACAGATGCTGATGTGGTCAACAGCGGTTGGTTAGTG GTGGGGAAGGATGACATCGATAACTCCAAGCCAGGTCCTGGGCCCAGCCGGCTAGGCCCTTCACCCCTGGTCAATCAGTACAGCCTAACAGTGGGGCTGGACCTCGGGCCACATGACACTAAGTCCCTGCTTAAATGTGTGGAATCTCTGTCGTTCATTGTGCGTGATGCTGCCCACATTACACCTGACAACTTTGAGCTCTGCGTCAAGACTCTCCGCATCTTTGTGGAGGCCAGTCTGAATGGCG GGTGCAAGTCCCAGGAGAAACGTGGCAAGAGTCACAAATatgacagcaaaggaaaccgcTTCAAGAAGAAATCCAAGGAAGGCTCAGTGCTTCGGCGGCCTCGAACCTCCAGCCAACATGCCACTAGAGGTGGGCATAGTGACGATGATGAGGATGAAGGCGTGCCTGCCAGCTACCATACGGTGTCTTTACAGGTCAGTCAGGAC TTGTTAGACCTGATGCACACCCTACACACGAGAGCGGCCTCTATCTACAGCTCGTGGGCGGAGGAGCAGCGCCACCTGGAGACAGGTGGTCGGAAGATCGAAGCAGATTCACGCACCCTCTGGGCCCACTGTTGGTGCCCTTTACTGCAGG GCATCGCCTGCCTGTGCTGTGATGCCCGGCGCCAGGTGCGGATGCAGGCACTGACCTATCTGCAGCGAGCACTACTGGTACATGATCTGCAAAAGCTAGATGCCCTGGAGTGGGAGTCCTGTTTTAACAAG GTGCTGTTTCCTCTACTGACCAAACTCTTGGAGAACATCAGCCCTGCAGATGTGGGTGGGATGGAGGAGACTCGAATGAGGGCTTCCACACTGCTCTCTAAG GTCTTCTTGCAGCACCTGTCTCCGCTGCTGTCACTCTCTACCTTTGCGGCCCTCTGGCTGACCATCCTGGACTTCATGGACAAGTATATGCATGCAGGCTCCAGTGACTTACTG TCAGAGGCCATCCCTGAGTCTCTGAAGAACATGCTCCTGGTGATGGACACAGCAGAGATTTTCCACAACGCAGATGCCCGAGGAGGCAGCCCCTCAGCCCTCTGGGAGATTACCTGGGAGCGCATTGACTGTTTTCTGCCCCACCTACGAGATGAGCTCTTCAAGCAGACTGTCATCCAGG ACCCCATGCCCATGGAGCCACATGCCCAAAAACCTATGGCCTCAGCCCACATGGCTCCTGCTGCTGGGGACACAAGGACACCTGGCCATCCACCTCCTCCAGAGATGCCTTCTGAGCTGGGGGTCTGTG ACTTTGAGAAGCCTGAGGGCCCTCGGCCTGCCAACAGCAGCTCCCCTGGATCACCAGTGGCGTCTAGCCCCAGCAGACTGAGCCCTACTCCAGATGGGCCTCCTCCCCTGGCTCAGCCCCCACTGATCCTGCAGCCCTTGGCCTCCCCACTGCAGGTGGGTGTACCACCCATGACTCTGCCCATCATCCTCAACCCTGCTCTCATTGAGGCCACTTCACCAGTGCCCCTCCTGGCTACACCCCGCCCCACAGACCCCATGCCCACCTCTGAGGTCAACTAA